In a single window of the Atlantibacter hermannii genome:
- the iclR gene encoding IclR family transcriptional regulator, with the protein MVAAVPVKRGKKPRTAAAAAAPQATGQVQSLTRGLKLLEWIAESNSSVALTELAQQAGLPNSTTHRLLTTMQQLGFVRQVGDLGHWSIGAHAFIVGSSFLQSRNLLAIVHPMLRKLMEASGETVNLAVLDQSDHQAIIIDQVQCTQLMRMSAPIGGKLPMHASGAGKAFLAQLPEEDVTALLHRKGLHAYTHATLVSPAHLKEDLAQTRKRGYSFDDEEHALGLRCVASCIYDEHHQPFAAISISGPISRITDDRVTELGAMAIKAAKEVTLAYGGVR; encoded by the coding sequence ATGGTTGCCGCCGTTCCCGTTAAACGTGGAAAAAAACCTCGCACTGCCGCAGCTGCAGCCGCGCCGCAGGCTACCGGCCAGGTGCAGTCGCTGACGCGCGGGCTTAAGCTCCTTGAATGGATTGCTGAATCAAACAGCAGCGTCGCGCTGACCGAGCTTGCTCAGCAGGCCGGCCTTCCGAATTCAACGACCCACCGCCTGCTGACAACAATGCAGCAGTTGGGTTTTGTTCGTCAGGTGGGCGATTTGGGTCACTGGTCGATAGGCGCGCATGCGTTTATCGTCGGCAGCAGTTTTCTGCAAAGCCGCAATCTGCTGGCGATTGTGCATCCCATGCTGCGCAAACTCATGGAAGCCTCTGGCGAAACCGTCAACCTGGCTGTGCTGGATCAAAGCGATCATCAGGCGATTATTATCGATCAGGTGCAGTGTACGCAGTTGATGCGTATGTCCGCGCCTATCGGCGGTAAGCTGCCGATGCACGCATCAGGCGCAGGCAAAGCGTTTCTGGCGCAACTGCCTGAAGAGGATGTTACGGCATTGCTGCACCGCAAAGGGCTGCACGCCTACACCCACGCCACGCTGGTTTCCCCGGCGCATCTGAAAGAAGATTTGGCGCAAACCCGCAAGCGCGGTTACTCATTCGATGATGAAGAACACGCGCTTGGCTTACGCTGTGTGGCCTCGTGCATTTACGATGAGCACCACCAGCCGTTTGCGGCGATTTCGATTTCCGGCCCCATTTCCCGTATCACCGACGACCGGGTCACGGAACTGGGTGCGATGGCGATTAAAGCGGCGAAAGAAGTGACGCTGGCCTACGGTGGCGTGCGTTAA
- the aceK gene encoding isocitrate dehydrogenase kinase/phosphatase, with protein sequence MRYLTESAMSRGLELLIAQTILQGFDAQYGRFLEVTSGAQQRFEQADWQAVQQAMKKRIHLYDHHVGLVVEQLRCITHGKSTDADFLLQVKKHYTELLPDYPRFEIAESFFNSVYCRLFDHQALTPERLFIFSSQPERRFRTIPRPLAKDFYPKQGWPSLLTRILKDLPLRLPWEDLARDVGYIINHLTETLGEEMLDKVHLQVANELFYRNKAAWLVAKLVLPSGTLPFLLPIHRSNDGELFIDTCLTRPAEASIVFGFARSYFMVYAPLPAALVEWLREILPGKTTAELYMAIGCQKHGKTESYREYLNYLAQSNEQFIEAPGIRGMVMLVFTLPGFDRVFKVIKDKFAPQKEMDEAHVRACYQLVKEHDRVGRMADTQEFENFVLEKRQIDPSLMALLLQEAPQKITDLGDKIAIRHLYIERRMVPLNLWLEQVQGQQLRDAIEEYGNAIRQLAAANIFPGDMLFKNFGVTRHGRVVFYDYDEICYMTEVNFRDIPPPRYPEDEMAAEPWYSVAPGDVFPEEFRHWLCADPRIKPLFEEMHADLFQAEYWRALQERIRHGHVEDVYAYRRRQRFCQRYARQSADIAAS encoded by the coding sequence TTGCGATACCTGACGGAGAGTGCTATGTCGCGTGGCCTCGAATTGTTAATCGCGCAAACTATTCTGCAAGGGTTTGACGCCCAGTACGGCCGGTTTCTGGAAGTCACGTCCGGGGCGCAGCAGCGCTTTGAACAGGCGGACTGGCAGGCTGTTCAGCAGGCCATGAAAAAGCGTATCCATTTGTACGATCATCACGTCGGCCTGGTGGTTGAACAACTGCGCTGCATTACCCATGGCAAAAGCACTGACGCCGATTTTTTATTGCAGGTTAAAAAGCACTACACCGAACTGCTGCCTGACTATCCGCGTTTTGAAATCGCCGAGAGTTTCTTTAACTCCGTCTATTGTCGTTTATTCGACCATCAGGCGCTGACGCCGGAGCGGCTGTTTATCTTTAGTTCTCAGCCGGAACGGCGCTTTCGTACCATTCCCCGACCACTGGCGAAAGACTTTTACCCTAAACAGGGCTGGCCATCGTTGCTTACCCGCATATTGAAGGATTTGCCGCTGCGCCTGCCGTGGGAGGATCTGGCGCGGGATGTGGGATACATCATCAATCATCTCACCGAAACGCTGGGTGAGGAGATGCTGGATAAGGTGCATTTGCAGGTCGCCAACGAACTGTTTTACCGCAACAAAGCGGCGTGGCTGGTGGCGAAGCTGGTACTGCCGTCGGGCACATTGCCGTTTCTGCTGCCAATCCACCGCAGCAACGACGGCGAGCTGTTTATCGACACTTGTTTAACCCGTCCGGCGGAAGCCAGCATCGTGTTTGGCTTTGCCCGCTCCTATTTTATGGTTTACGCGCCGCTGCCCGCTGCGCTGGTGGAATGGCTGCGTGAGATCCTTCCCGGCAAAACCACGGCTGAGCTGTATATGGCGATTGGCTGCCAGAAGCACGGTAAAACGGAAAGTTATCGCGAATACCTGAATTACCTTGCACAGAGCAACGAACAATTTATTGAAGCACCGGGCATTCGCGGCATGGTGATGCTGGTGTTCACGCTGCCCGGCTTCGACCGGGTTTTCAAAGTCATCAAAGACAAATTCGCCCCGCAAAAAGAGATGGACGAAGCCCATGTGCGCGCCTGTTATCAGCTGGTCAAAGAGCATGACCGCGTGGGGCGCATGGCGGATACGCAGGAGTTTGAAAACTTTGTGCTGGAAAAACGCCAAATCGATCCGTCGCTCATGGCGTTGCTGTTACAGGAAGCGCCGCAGAAAATCACCGATCTGGGCGATAAGATCGCCATCCGCCATTTGTATATCGAGCGCCGTATGGTGCCGTTGAACCTCTGGCTGGAACAGGTGCAAGGACAGCAGTTAAGGGATGCCATTGAAGAGTACGGCAACGCTATCCGTCAACTGGCCGCCGCTAATATTTTTCCTGGCGATATGCTGTTTAAAAACTTCGGTGTTACCCGGCATGGTCGGGTGGTGTTTTATGACTACGATGAAATTTGCTATATGACCGAAGTGAATTTCCGCGATATTCCGCCACCGCGTTACCCTGAAGATGAAATGGCGGCTGAACCCTGGTACAGCGTGGCGCCGGGAGATGTGTTTCCTGAAGAGTTCCGCCACTGGCTTTGCGCCGATCCGCGCATTAAGCCGCTGTTTGAGGAGATGCATGCCGACCTGTTCCAGGCGGAGTACTGGCGTGCCCTACAGGAACGTATTCGCCATGGTCATGTAGAAGACGTTTACGCTTACCGACGGCGGCAGCGCTTTTGCCAGCGCTACGCACGTCAATCTGCGGATATTGCCGCCTCCTGA
- the aceA gene encoding isocitrate lyase has translation MTTTRTQQIQQLEQEWKQARWEGITRPYSAEEVVKLRGSVNPECTLAQLGAAKMWRLLHGESKKGYVNSLGALTGGQALQQAKAGIEAIYLSGWQVAADANLASSMYPDQSLYPANSVPAVVERINNTFRRADQIQWASNIEPGDPRYVDYFLPIVADAEAGFGGVLNAFELMKSMIEAGAAAVHFEDQLASVKKCGHMGGKVLVPTQEAIQKLVAARLAADVMGVPTLLIARTDADAADLITSDCDEYDREFISGERTSEGFFRTHAGIEQAISRGLAYAPYADLVWCETSKPDLEQARRFADAIHAKFPGKLLAYNCSPSFNWKKNLDDNTIATFQQELSDMGYKYQFITLAGIHSMWFNMFNLAHAYAQGEGMKHYVERVQEPEFAAAKEGYTFVSHQQEVGTGYFDKVTTIIQGGASSVTALTGSTEESQF, from the coding sequence ATGACGACAACTCGTACCCAACAAATTCAACAATTAGAACAAGAGTGGAAACAGGCGCGTTGGGAAGGGATCACGCGCCCGTATAGCGCGGAAGAGGTGGTGAAACTGCGCGGTTCGGTTAACCCGGAATGCACGCTCGCTCAGCTGGGCGCAGCCAAAATGTGGCGTTTGCTGCACGGCGAGTCGAAGAAAGGCTATGTGAACAGCCTCGGCGCGCTGACCGGCGGTCAGGCGCTGCAACAGGCGAAGGCAGGAATCGAGGCAATTTATCTTTCCGGCTGGCAGGTCGCGGCGGATGCCAACCTGGCTTCCAGCATGTACCCGGATCAATCGTTGTATCCGGCTAATTCCGTCCCGGCGGTGGTCGAGCGGATCAATAATACTTTCCGCCGCGCGGATCAGATCCAGTGGGCCTCGAATATTGAGCCGGGCGATCCGCGTTATGTGGATTACTTCCTGCCGATCGTGGCGGATGCTGAAGCTGGATTTGGCGGGGTACTGAATGCGTTTGAGCTGATGAAATCGATGATTGAAGCCGGTGCAGCGGCCGTTCACTTCGAAGATCAGCTGGCATCGGTGAAAAAATGCGGGCACATGGGCGGTAAAGTGTTGGTTCCCACTCAGGAAGCGATTCAGAAGCTGGTTGCCGCACGTCTTGCCGCTGATGTGATGGGCGTGCCGACGCTGCTTATCGCGCGGACTGACGCCGACGCGGCAGATTTGATCACATCCGACTGTGACGAATACGATCGCGAATTTATTTCCGGCGAGCGCACCTCGGAAGGTTTCTTCCGTACTCACGCAGGTATTGAACAGGCGATTAGCCGTGGCCTGGCTTACGCACCGTATGCGGATCTGGTCTGGTGCGAAACCTCCAAACCCGATCTGGAGCAGGCACGACGCTTTGCGGACGCCATCCATGCCAAATTCCCGGGTAAATTGCTGGCCTATAACTGTTCGCCGTCGTTTAACTGGAAGAAAAACCTCGATGACAACACCATCGCGACCTTCCAGCAGGAACTGTCGGATATGGGTTATAAGTACCAGTTCATTACCCTCGCGGGCATCCACAGCATGTGGTTCAACATGTTTAACCTGGCGCATGCCTACGCACAGGGCGAAGGGATGAAGCACTATGTGGAACGCGTTCAGGAGCCGGAATTCGCCGCAGCGAAGGAAGGTTACACGTTCGTGTCCCATCAGCAGGAAGTGGGCACCGGCTATTTCGATAAAGTCACCACCATCATTCAGGGCGGGGCGTCTTCGGTAACGGCGTTGACCGGCTCCACTGAAGAATCCCAATTCTGA
- the aceB gene encoding malate synthase, with amino-acid sequence MTQQATTTDLTFEQPFGDQEREILTPDAVEFLSELVSRFTARRNQLLNERVKIQAEIDSGTLPDFISETASIRNSDWTIRGIPQDLQDRRVEITGPVERKMVINALNANVKVFMADFEDSLAPSWSKVIEGQINLRDAIRGTISWTNEAGKIYQLKPDPAVLICRVRGLHLPEKHVTWQGEAIPGSLFDFALYFFHNVDALLAKGSGPYFYLPKTQSWQEAAWWSEVFSFAEDRFELPRGTIKATLLIETLPAVFQMDEILHALRDHIVGLNCGRWDYIFSYIKTLKNHPDRVLPDRQSVTMEKPFLNAYSRLLIKTCHRRGAFAMGGMAAFIPSKDTERNNWVLNKVKADKELEATNGHDGTWIAHPGLGDTVMEVFNKALGSNKNQLHVMREEDAPITAADLLEPCPGERTEEGMRANIRVAVQYIEAWISGNGCVPIYGLMEDAATAEISRTSIWQWIHHEKTLSNGKPVTKALFRQMLAEEMQVIQEELGEHRFSHGRFVDAARLMEEITTSDELVDFLTLPGYRLLA; translated from the coding sequence ATGACACAACAGGCAACGACAACCGATCTGACCTTCGAGCAGCCTTTTGGTGACCAGGAGCGGGAGATTTTAACCCCTGACGCGGTAGAGTTTCTTTCTGAGCTGGTCAGCCGCTTTACCGCCAGGCGTAACCAGTTGCTTAACGAACGCGTAAAAATCCAGGCAGAAATCGACAGTGGTACGTTGCCAGATTTTATTTCGGAAACCGCTTCCATTAGAAATTCAGACTGGACGATCCGTGGTATTCCGCAGGATTTACAGGATCGTCGCGTCGAGATCACCGGTCCGGTAGAACGCAAAATGGTGATTAACGCGCTGAACGCTAATGTAAAAGTCTTTATGGCGGACTTTGAAGATTCACTGGCGCCCAGCTGGAGCAAAGTGATTGAAGGCCAAATCAACCTGCGCGACGCGATCCGCGGAACCATTTCCTGGACCAATGAAGCCGGTAAAATCTATCAACTGAAACCGGACCCGGCTGTGTTGATTTGCCGCGTTCGCGGCCTGCATTTGCCTGAAAAGCACGTCACCTGGCAAGGCGAAGCCATTCCGGGCAGTCTGTTTGACTTCGCGCTTTATTTCTTCCACAACGTGGATGCCTTGCTGGCGAAGGGCAGCGGACCTTACTTTTACCTGCCAAAAACGCAGTCATGGCAGGAGGCGGCCTGGTGGAGCGAAGTATTTAGCTTTGCGGAAGATCGTTTTGAACTGCCGCGCGGCACCATTAAAGCCACCTTATTGATTGAAACCCTGCCGGCAGTCTTTCAGATGGACGAAATCCTGCATGCCCTGCGCGATCATATCGTTGGGCTGAACTGCGGGCGCTGGGACTACATTTTCAGCTATATCAAAACGTTAAAAAACCATCCCGACCGCGTTCTGCCCGATCGCCAGAGCGTAACGATGGAAAAACCGTTCCTGAACGCTTACTCACGCCTGTTGATCAAAACCTGTCATCGTCGCGGCGCTTTTGCCATGGGCGGCATGGCGGCGTTTATCCCCAGCAAAGACACGGAGCGCAACAACTGGGTGCTGAACAAAGTCAAAGCCGATAAAGAGCTCGAAGCGACTAACGGTCATGACGGCACCTGGATTGCGCATCCAGGCCTGGGCGATACCGTGATGGAAGTTTTCAATAAAGCGCTCGGCAGCAATAAAAACCAGCTTCACGTTATGCGTGAAGAAGATGCGCCGATTACTGCTGCTGACTTGCTGGAGCCATGCCCGGGCGAGCGTACGGAAGAGGGAATGCGCGCCAACATTCGCGTCGCGGTGCAGTACATCGAAGCCTGGATTTCCGGCAACGGCTGCGTGCCTATTTACGGCCTGATGGAAGACGCCGCCACGGCGGAAATCTCCCGTACTTCAATCTGGCAATGGATCCACCACGAAAAAACGCTCAGCAATGGCAAACCTGTCACGAAAGCGCTGTTCCGCCAGATGCTGGCCGAAGAGATGCAAGTCATCCAGGAAGAGCTTGGCGAACATCGCTTCAGCCATGGCCGCTTTGTTGATGCGGCGCGTTTGATGGAGGAAATCACCACATCAGACGAGCTGGTCGACTTCCTTACCCTGCCGGGCTACCGCTTACTGGCGTAA
- the metA gene encoding homoserine O-succinyltransferase: MPIRVPDELPAVNFLRAENVFVMTTSRASVQEIRPLKVLILNLMPKKIETENQFLRLLSNSPLQLDIQLLRIDSRESRNTPAEHLNNFYCNFEDICHENFDGLIVTGAPLGLVEFNDVAYWPQIKQVLEWAKEHVTSTLFVCWAVQAALNILYGIPKQTRQEKLSGVYEHYITQPHALLTKGFDDTFLAPHSRYADFPAALIRDYTDLEILAESEGGDAYLFGSKDKRIAFVTGHPEYDADTLAGEYFRDVDAGLTPEVPYNYFPGNDPQNKPRATWRSHGNLLFTNWLNYYVYQITPYDLRHMNPTLD, encoded by the coding sequence ATGCCAATTCGGGTGCCTGATGAGTTGCCAGCAGTGAATTTTTTGCGCGCGGAGAATGTGTTCGTCATGACCACATCGCGGGCCAGTGTTCAGGAAATTCGTCCTCTTAAGGTGTTGATCCTTAACTTAATGCCTAAGAAGATTGAGACCGAAAACCAGTTCTTACGATTGTTGTCGAACTCCCCGCTGCAACTCGATATCCAGCTGTTACGTATCGATTCCCGTGAGTCCCGCAACACGCCGGCAGAGCATCTCAATAACTTCTACTGTAATTTTGAAGATATCTGCCACGAGAACTTCGACGGACTTATCGTCACGGGCGCGCCGCTTGGCCTGGTGGAATTCAATGACGTTGCCTACTGGCCGCAGATCAAACAGGTGCTGGAGTGGGCGAAAGAACATGTCACCTCAACATTATTTGTCTGTTGGGCTGTCCAGGCCGCGCTGAACATCCTGTATGGCATTCCCAAACAAACGCGCCAGGAAAAGTTGTCAGGCGTCTATGAGCACTATATAACGCAACCCCACGCGCTACTGACCAAAGGTTTTGATGACACATTCCTTGCGCCGCATTCGCGTTATGCCGATTTTCCGGCGGCGCTTATTCGCGACTATACCGATTTAGAGATCCTGGCAGAATCAGAAGGCGGCGATGCATACCTGTTCGGCAGCAAAGACAAACGCATCGCGTTTGTGACGGGCCACCCTGAATACGATGCCGATACGCTGGCTGGCGAATACTTCCGGGATGTGGACGCCGGTCTGACGCCTGAAGTGCCTTATAACTACTTCCCGGGTAACGATCCGCAAAATAAACCGCGCGCGACCTGGCGCAGCCATGGCAATTTGCTGTTCACCAACTGGCTCAATTATTACGTCTATCAGATCACGCCATACGATCTGCGGCATATGAATCCGACGCTCGATTAA
- the purH_1 gene encoding bifunctional phosphoribosylaminoimidazolecarboxamide formyltransferase/IMP cyclohydrolase has product MQQRRPVRRALLSVSDKAGIVEFAQALSQRGVELLSTGGTARLLADKGLPVTEVSDYTGFPEMMDGRVKTLHPKVHGGILGRRGQDDAIMAEHAIAPIDMVVVNLYPFAQTVAREGCSLEDAVENIDIGGPTMVRSAAKNHKDVAIVVKSSDYSAIINEMDTNDGSLTLDTRFDLAIKAFEHTAAYDSMIANYFGSLVPAYHGDTKEPSGRFPPHAESELH; this is encoded by the coding sequence ATGCAACAACGTCGTCCAGTACGCCGCGCTTTGCTCAGTGTTTCTGATAAAGCCGGTATTGTCGAATTCGCTCAGGCTCTTTCCCAACGCGGTGTCGAGCTGCTTTCTACAGGCGGCACAGCCCGGCTGTTAGCAGATAAAGGCCTGCCGGTAACCGAAGTGTCTGACTACACCGGTTTTCCTGAGATGATGGACGGACGCGTCAAAACGCTGCACCCCAAAGTCCACGGTGGCATTCTGGGCCGTCGCGGCCAGGATGACGCGATCATGGCTGAACATGCCATCGCGCCGATTGATATGGTGGTCGTCAACCTTTACCCCTTCGCACAAACCGTGGCCCGCGAAGGCTGCTCGCTTGAAGATGCGGTTGAGAATATCGACATCGGCGGTCCAACCATGGTGCGCTCTGCCGCCAAAAACCATAAGGACGTGGCCATCGTTGTCAAAAGCAGCGACTACTCCGCCATTATTAATGAAATGGATACCAATGACGGCTCCCTGACGCTGGATACCCGTTTCGACCTCGCGATTAAAGCTTTCGAGCACACTGCCGCCTATGACAGCATGATCGCCAACTACTTTGGCAGCCTGGTGCCGGCCTATCACGGCGATACCAAAGAACCCTCTGGTCGCTTCCCCCCGCACGCTGAATCTGAACTTCATTAA
- the purH_2 gene encoding bifunctional phosphoribosylaminoimidazolecarboxamide formyltransferase/IMP cyclohydrolase translates to MRYGENSHQNAAFYIEEEIKEASVATATQVQGKALSYNNIADTDAALECVKEFNEPACVIVKHANPCGVAVSTSILDAYDRAYKTDPTSAFGGIIAFNRELDAETAQAIISRQFVEVIIAPSASEEALKITAAKQNVRVLVCGQWAERVPGLDFKRVNGGLLVQDRDLGMVTEADLRVVTKRQPSEQELRDALFCWKVAKFVKSNAIVYAKENMTIGIGAGQMSRVYSAKIAGIKAGDEGLEVKGSAMASDAFFPFRDGIDAAAAVGVSCVIQPGGSIRDDEVIAAADEHGIAMIFTDMRHFRH, encoded by the coding sequence ATGCGCTACGGCGAGAACAGCCATCAGAACGCTGCTTTCTATATAGAAGAAGAAATTAAAGAAGCCTCGGTTGCTACCGCGACGCAGGTGCAAGGCAAAGCGCTTTCCTATAACAACATCGCCGATACCGATGCGGCGCTGGAATGTGTGAAAGAGTTTAACGAGCCCGCGTGCGTAATTGTGAAGCACGCCAACCCCTGTGGCGTAGCGGTAAGCACTTCTATTCTGGACGCCTACGATCGCGCCTACAAAACCGACCCGACCTCCGCGTTTGGCGGCATTATCGCCTTCAACCGCGAGCTGGATGCGGAAACGGCGCAGGCCATCATCTCTCGCCAGTTCGTTGAAGTGATTATTGCCCCGTCGGCTTCAGAAGAGGCCCTGAAAATCACTGCCGCGAAACAGAACGTACGCGTGCTGGTTTGCGGCCAGTGGGCGGAACGCGTGCCGGGCCTGGACTTTAAACGCGTGAACGGCGGCCTTCTGGTACAGGACCGCGATCTGGGTATGGTGACAGAAGCCGACCTGCGCGTGGTGACCAAACGCCAGCCGAGCGAGCAGGAACTGCGTGACGCGCTGTTCTGCTGGAAAGTTGCGAAGTTCGTGAAATCGAACGCCATCGTCTATGCCAAAGAAAATATGACCATCGGCATCGGCGCAGGCCAGATGAGCCGCGTCTACTCCGCGAAAATTGCAGGTATTAAAGCGGGTGACGAAGGGCTGGAAGTGAAAGGCTCTGCCATGGCCTCTGACGCCTTCTTCCCGTTCCGTGACGGCATTGATGCCGCTGCCGCCGTGGGCGTTAGCTGCGTCATCCAGCCTGGCGGTTCTATTCGTGACGATGAAGTCATTGCCGCCGCGGACGAACATGGCATCGCCATGATCTTTACCGATATGCGCCACTTCCGCCATTAA